A single region of the Candidatus Methanomethylicota archaeon genome encodes:
- a CDS encoding D-aminoacyl-tRNA deacylase has protein sequence MKLLLYSELDPAGVNIASHLMLEIPFRETYLGKIKALFYEDIYLISTKEQLVNININFPDVSYAIFLSKHKSESGLVCLTTHTPGNLCNKAELGGNPKEVAISNPPIIRAILKNLHKFVKEYEINIPVTIEATHHGPTNLNFPVTFVEIGSNELAWKNNKFGEIVAKSILYSINSSIEIQSGGLGIGGGHYSEKFTNKILNENILIGHIIPKYAMIEGMETSMIELCIKRTLGGCSKVYIDWKGTPSIYKEYLKSMKNIEIIRI, from the coding sequence TTGAAATTACTTCTTTATTCAGAACTTGATCCTGCTGGTGTAAATATAGCTTCTCACTTAATGTTAGAAATACCTTTTAGAGAGACTTATTTAGGAAAAATAAAAGCTCTATTCTATGAAGATATTTATCTTATAAGCACAAAGGAACAATTAGTAAATATTAATATTAATTTCCCTGATGTATCATATGCTATATTTCTTTCTAAGCATAAAAGTGAATCTGGATTAGTTTGTTTAACTACTCATACACCTGGTAATTTATGTAATAAAGCAGAATTAGGAGGAAATCCAAAAGAAGTAGCAATTTCAAATCCTCCTATTATAAGAGCAATACTTAAAAATCTTCATAAGTTTGTTAAAGAATATGAAATTAATATTCCAGTAACAATTGAAGCTACTCATCATGGTCCGACAAATCTAAATTTTCCAGTAACATTTGTAGAAATAGGGAGTAATGAATTAGCTTGGAAAAATAATAAATTTGGTGAAATAGTAGCAAAATCTATATTATATTCAATAAATTCATCAATAGAAATACAATCAGGGGGGTTAGGCATAGGAGGAGGACATTATTCTGAAAAATTTACAAATAAAATTCTAAATGAAAATATTTTAATTGGGCATATTATTCCAAAATATGCAATGATAGAAGGAATGGAAACTTCTATGATAGAGTTATGTATAAAAAGAACTTTAGGAGGGTGTTCTAAAGTTTACATAGATTGGAAGGGTACTCCATCAATTTATAAAGAATATTTAAAATCTATGAAAAATATTGAAATAATAAGAATTTAG
- the argF gene encoding ornithine carbamoyltransferase — translation MQNMKGRDLLTLSNFTKEELEMILRIALDMKNRLKCGEYIIPLLKGKTITLLFQKPSTRTRISFEVAIYQLGGNSIYLNWKDLQITRGETLEDTARAIDCYSDGIVARVYNHSDLEIIANNARAPVINALSDLAHPCQALADCLTILERKGRIKGMNVVFIGDGNNNVCRSLTEAILKLGGNMIIVSPKKYQISPIYIEEIKKNVSKESSLILMEDPIEGVKNADVIYTDVWVSMGQEQESEERIKTFSKYQVNSQLLSIAPSDVIVMHCLPAYRGMEITNDVLEGKQSVVWEQAENRLHVQKAILALLI, via the coding sequence ATGCAAAATATGAAAGGTAGAGATCTTTTAACACTTTCAAATTTTACAAAAGAAGAATTGGAAATGATTTTAAGAATTGCACTTGATATGAAGAATAGATTAAAATGTGGAGAATACATAATTCCTTTATTAAAAGGTAAAACCATAACCTTACTTTTTCAAAAACCATCTACTAGAACTAGGATATCTTTTGAAGTAGCAATATATCAATTAGGTGGTAATTCAATATATCTTAATTGGAAAGATTTACAAATAACAAGAGGAGAAACATTGGAAGATACTGCTAGAGCGATAGATTGTTATTCTGATGGTATTGTAGCAAGAGTCTATAATCACTCTGACTTAGAAATTATTGCTAATAATGCAAGAGCTCCAGTAATAAATGCATTAAGCGATCTTGCACATCCATGTCAAGCTTTAGCTGATTGTCTTACAATATTAGAAAGAAAAGGAAGAATTAAAGGCATGAATGTAGTATTTATTGGAGATGGAAATAATAATGTTTGTAGATCTTTAACAGAAGCTATTTTAAAACTTGGAGGTAATATGATTATAGTATCACCTAAAAAATATCAAATATCTCCTATATATATAGAAGAAATTAAGAAGAATGTTTCAAAAGAATCTTCTCTTATATTAATGGAAGATCCAATAGAAGGTGTAAAAAATGCTGATGTGATATATACTGATGTGTGGGTATCTATGGGTCAGGAGCAAGAAAGTGAAGAAAGAATTAAGACTTTTTCTAAATATCAAGTAAATTCACAATTACTTAGTATAGCCCCTTCAGATGTTATTGTAATGCATTGTTTACCTGCTTATAGAGGTATGGAGATTACTAATGATGTTCTTGAAGGAAAGCAATCTGTTGTTTGGGAGCAAGCAGAAAATAGATTACATGTTCAAAAAGCTATTCTAGCATTATTAATATAA
- the ftsY gene encoding signal recognition particle-docking protein FtsY: MFDKLKKVFSNFIEEITKKSISEKDLEEHLWNLQIALLECDVALPVAEEIVSKLKNNLIGMKIDRFGDIWPIIKDTMAKILKETMITMDFLSLVNSKKPFVIMFIGVNGTGKTTTIAKIGKYLIDNGLRIVFACSDTFRAGAEEQLEVHANRLGVKLIKHKYGADPAAVAYDAISYAKSNNIDVVLIDTAGRMQTDRGLMDELKKIYRVAKPDLTIFVGDALTGNDALNQAQEFNKFVPIDAIVLTKIDADAKGGAAISIGYTLKKPIIFLGIGQSYNDLVKFNSEWIIKNIFSMI; encoded by the coding sequence TTGTTTGATAAATTAAAAAAAGTATTTTCAAATTTTATTGAAGAAATAACTAAAAAATCTATTTCAGAAAAAGATTTAGAAGAACATCTTTGGAATCTTCAAATAGCTCTTCTTGAATGTGATGTAGCTCTTCCAGTAGCTGAAGAAATAGTCTCTAAGTTAAAAAATAATTTAATTGGAATGAAAATTGATAGATTTGGAGATATATGGCCTATAATTAAAGATACTATGGCAAAAATTTTAAAAGAAACAATGATTACAATGGATTTTTTATCATTAGTTAATTCAAAAAAACCCTTTGTTATAATGTTTATAGGTGTTAATGGTACTGGAAAAACAACAACAATAGCAAAAATTGGAAAATATTTAATAGATAATGGTTTAAGAATTGTATTTGCTTGTAGTGATACTTTTAGAGCTGGAGCTGAGGAGCAATTAGAGGTTCATGCAAATAGACTTGGAGTAAAATTAATAAAACATAAATACGGTGCAGATCCAGCAGCTGTAGCATATGATGCTATTAGTTATGCAAAATCAAACAATATAGATGTGGTATTAATCGATACTGCAGGAAGAATGCAAACTGATCGTGGACTTATGGATGAACTTAAAAAAATTTATAGAGTTGCAAAACCAGATTTAACAATATTTGTTGGAGATGCTCTTACTGGAAATGATGCTCTTAATCAAGCTCAAGAATTTAATAAATTTGTTCCAATAGATGCTATAGTATTAACTAAAATTGATGCTGATGCTAAAGGAGGGGCTGCAATATCTATAGGATATACTTTAAAAAAACCTATAATATTTTTAGGAATAGGACAGAGTTATAATGATTTAGTAAAATTTAATTCAGAATGGATAATCAAAAATATATTCTCCATGATTTAA
- the pfdA gene encoding prefoldin subunit alpha has protein sequence MSEESKSSKEELEALILEFSNLKAYADVIKQQIEFSTSAIIELTMSKNSLNEIKILKGNAETLVPIGAGNYIRAYLKDVDTVIVNVGAGVAIEKKIDEAMADIEDKIKKIQTQISTLQNQYTQVTIRLNQLQARINELYPQVESSGQV, from the coding sequence ATGAGTGAAGAATCTAAATCTTCAAAAGAAGAACTTGAAGCCCTTATTCTTGAATTTTCAAATCTTAAAGCATATGCAGATGTTATTAAACAACAAATAGAATTTTCAACAAGTGCTATTATTGAATTAACTATGAGTAAGAATTCTTTAAATGAAATAAAAATATTAAAAGGAAATGCAGAAACTCTTGTTCCAATAGGTGCTGGAAATTATATTAGAGCTTATTTAAAAGATGTAGACACAGTTATTGTAAATGTAGGAGCAGGAGTGGCTATTGAAAAGAAAATAGATGAGGCTATGGCTGATATAGAAGATAAAATAAAGAAAATACAAACGCAAATTTCTACACTACAAAATCAATATACACAAGTTACTATAAGATTAAATCAACTTCAAGCTAGAATAAATGAACTTTATCCTCAAGTTGAATCCTCTGGGCAGGTATAA
- the rpl18a gene encoding 50S ribosomal protein L18Ae, giving the protein MSNEKNFLIKGRVKIGLDWINFKKNVSAISEKMAIEKTFCLFGGNHKLKRFQIKIDSVELIDKNE; this is encoded by the coding sequence ATGTCAAATGAAAAAAACTTTCTAATTAAAGGAAGAGTAAAAATAGGATTAGATTGGATAAATTTTAAAAAAAATGTATCTGCAATTAGTGAAAAAATGGCAATTGAAAAAACATTTTGTCTCTTTGGTGGAAATCATAAATTAAAACGTTTTCAAATTAAAATAGATTCAGTGGAGTTGATAGATAAAAATGAGTGA
- a CDS encoding translation initiation factor IF-6 produces MPISRSSIYGNSNIGAFTFANDFFALVPYDSPDKFVFEISNTLKVPVYKTTICSSVLLGIFIVGNSKGILVPHNAKEEEINFIKKVTGFSIIQYKGKSNALGNMILINDKSALVSPKADKDLKQLISKELGVEVFDGQIAGISMPGACAVINSKGILCHPQASNEEIAILEKIFNKPVYPSTVNCGIPYLRIGMVVNSYGAVVGEETTGPEIAHIESSLGLVE; encoded by the coding sequence TTGCCAATTTCACGTTCATCAATATATGGGAATTCAAATATAGGTGCATTTACTTTTGCAAATGATTTTTTTGCTCTTGTTCCTTATGATAGTCCTGATAAGTTTGTATTTGAAATTTCAAATACACTTAAAGTTCCAGTTTATAAAACTACTATATGTAGTAGTGTTCTTTTAGGAATTTTCATAGTAGGAAATTCAAAAGGTATTTTAGTACCTCATAATGCTAAAGAAGAAGAAATTAATTTTATAAAAAAAGTTACTGGATTTTCTATTATACAATATAAAGGAAAAAGTAATGCACTTGGAAATATGATACTTATTAATGATAAAAGTGCTCTTGTAAGTCCTAAGGCTGATAAAGACTTAAAACAATTAATTTCTAAAGAGCTTGGAGTAGAAGTATTTGATGGACAAATAGCTGGTATTTCAATGCCTGGTGCTTGTGCTGTAATAAATAGTAAAGGGATTTTATGTCATCCTCAAGCTTCAAATGAAGAAATAGCAATATTAGAAAAAATTTTTAATAAACCTGTTTATCCATCTACAGTAAATTGTGGAATACCATATTTAAGAATTGGAATGGTTGTAAATTCATATGGTGCAGTAGTTGGTGAAGAAACTACTGGACCAGAGATAGCTCATATAGAATCATCATTAGGATTGGTGGAGTGA
- a CDS encoding 50S ribosomal protein L31e codes for MSSDIIEEKTITINLRKAYLASGKRAAPRAVKLIREIAKKITDSEEIKIDNNLNMILWSRGKGKTLRKVSIKIQKLKDGEVRVLPS; via the coding sequence ATGTCCTCTGATATTATTGAGGAAAAAACTATTACTATAAATTTAAGAAAGGCTTATTTAGCATCTGGAAAAAGAGCAGCTCCAAGAGCAGTTAAACTCATTAGAGAAATAGCAAAAAAGATTACAGATTCTGAAGAAATAAAAATAGATAATAATTTAAATATGATTTTATGGTCTAGAGGAAAGGGTAAAACTTTAAGAAAAGTTTCTATAAAAATTCAAAAATTAAAAGATGGTGAAGTTAGAGTACTTCCAAGTTAA
- a CDS encoding 50S ribosomal protein L39e: MSSHKHFARKKRLIKACKQNSAVPIWVVAKTRGKFRRHPKLRNWRHTKLKL, encoded by the coding sequence TTGTCAAGTCATAAGCATTTTGCAAGAAAGAAAAGATTAATAAAAGCATGTAAACAGAATAGTGCTGTTCCTATATGGGTAGTGGCAAAAACTAGAGGAAAGTTTAGACGTCATCCTAAACTTCGTAATTGGCGTCATACAAAGCTGAAATTATGA
- a CDS encoding DNA-binding protein, translated as MSEDFEEIELIKRRKLAEMQKKLAEEERKRELEARKQSILRIILTPEARSRLANLKIVKPEFAEQLEVQLINLAQQGKLPVPLTDEQLKSILIELQGRKRDIKITWM; from the coding sequence TTGTCAGAAGACTTTGAAGAAATTGAATTAATAAAAAGAAGAAAATTAGCAGAAATGCAGAAAAAATTAGCAGAAGAAGAGCGAAAAAGAGAATTAGAGGCTAGAAAACAAAGTATATTACGAATAATACTTACTCCAGAGGCAAGAAGTAGATTAGCAAATTTAAAAATAGTAAAACCTGAATTTGCTGAACAATTAGAAGTTCAATTAATAAATTTAGCTCAACAAGGTAAACTACCTGTTCCTCTTACAGATGAACAACTTAAAAGTATATTGATTGAACTTCAAGGTAGAAAAAGAGATATAAAAATAACATGGATGTGA
- a CDS encoding 30S ribosomal protein S19e, which translates to MTLAQFVPADKLINKLAEYLKENFKEITPPPWSFYVKTGRHTERVPTQPNMWYIRCASLLRQIYLEGPVGVERLRTFYGGRAKKGMRREHFYKASGAWIRKPLQQLEKAGLVTKLGTRGRVVTDKGKSIVDRIAYKILRELQKEMPEISKYIVVKGG; encoded by the coding sequence TTGACTCTAGCCCAATTTGTTCCTGCTGATAAATTAATTAATAAATTAGCAGAGTACCTTAAAGAGAATTTTAAAGAAATAACACCCCCTCCATGGTCATTTTATGTTAAAACAGGTAGACATACTGAAAGAGTTCCTACTCAACCTAATATGTGGTATATTAGATGTGCTTCTCTTTTGAGACAGATATATCTCGAAGGTCCAGTAGGTGTTGAAAGACTTAGAACTTTTTATGGAGGAAGAGCTAAAAAAGGCATGAGACGTGAACATTTTTATAAAGCAAGTGGAGCATGGATAAGAAAGCCTTTACAACAACTTGAAAAAGCTGGTCTTGTTACTAAATTAGGCACAAGGGGGAGAGTTGTTACTGATAAAGGAAAAAGTATTGTAGATAGAATTGCATATAAAATTTTAAGAGAATTACAAAAAGAAATGCCAGAAATTTCAAAATACATAGTTGTTAAAGGAGGTTAA
- a CDS encoding ribonuclease P yields the protein MHKNKIMKDIAIQRIEGLFKLAIENVKSNPSLSDRYVEMALEISKRTRVRIPKKWKYFICKSCHSFLYPGIRSRVRIVPRRSPHVVITCLICGEIKRYLIKKRKK from the coding sequence TTGCATAAAAATAAAATAATGAAGGACATTGCTATTCAAAGAATAGAAGGTCTTTTTAAACTTGCCATAGAAAATGTTAAATCTAATCCTTCACTTTCAGATAGATATGTAGAAATGGCATTAGAAATATCTAAAAGAACTAGAGTAAGAATTCCCAAAAAATGGAAATATTTTATATGTAAATCTTGTCACTCTTTTCTATATCCTGGAATAAGATCTAGAGTAAGAATTGTGCCAAGAAGATCTCCTCATGTAGTTATAACATGTTTAATTTGTGGAGAAATAAAACGTTATTTAATTAAAAAACGTAAAAAATAA
- a CDS encoding 16S rRNA methyltransferase encodes MEKINIVLAKSALELIPKEIINHPVIKKWAERRKKNPEKMLLDISYHYAAMKKLKDWDKRGRPDIVHITLLNLLGSPLNEEGFLQTFVHTINDFLIIINPEINLPRNYLRFLGLIEQLFEIGRVPPKGKWLMKIERKNLRELIEEIKPTTTIILTEKGKRMQIEEFGKKIIQEENPLIIIGGFQRGEFSEEDFKLANEKISVYKKSLDTWIIASMIVCEIGRLLKIV; translated from the coding sequence ATGGAAAAAATTAATATAGTATTAGCAAAATCTGCTCTTGAACTTATTCCCAAAGAAATAATAAATCATCCAGTTATTAAAAAATGGGCAGAAAGAAGAAAGAAGAATCCAGAAAAAATGCTTCTTGATATATCCTATCATTATGCTGCTATGAAAAAATTAAAAGATTGGGATAAAAGAGGAAGGCCAGATATAGTTCATATAACTTTGTTAAATTTATTAGGAAGTCCATTAAATGAAGAAGGATTTTTACAAACATTTGTTCATACTATAAATGATTTTTTAATAATAATAAATCCTGAAATAAATCTTCCAAGAAATTATTTAAGATTTTTAGGATTAATTGAACAATTATTTGAAATTGGAAGAGTGCCACCTAAGGGAAAATGGCTTATGAAAATAGAAAGAAAAAATCTAAGAGAATTAATTGAAGAAATAAAACCAACTACTACGATAATTTTAACAGAAAAAGGAAAGAGAATGCAAATTGAAGAATTTGGTAAAAAAATTATACAAGAAGAGAATCCATTAATTATAATAGGAGGATTTCAAAGAGGAGAGTTTAGTGAAGAAGATTTTAAATTAGCTAATGAAAAGATATCTGTATATAAGAAATCGCTTGATACATGGATTATAGCTTCTATGATTGTATGTGAAATTGGGAGGTTATTGAAAATTGTATAA
- a CDS encoding NAD-dependent deacylase yields MYNEIKKAVELLKNSSYAIAFTGAGISTESNIPDFRGSQGLWKKFDPKMASRSFFKENPDEFWNFYSQRYEIIAYANPNEGHIALAKLEELGIIKYLITQNIDRLHIKAGSKSIIELHGNILMSHCNNCFHEKETRECIEEFKKFGKAPKCDYCNGFMRPSVVLFEEPVKLIDIAMEIAYRSDCCIVIGSSLMVYPAALIPEIVKRQGGSLIIINFDSTPLDEIADIVIREKASIVLKKILEAFKN; encoded by the coding sequence TTGTATAATGAAATTAAGAAAGCTGTAGAATTATTAAAAAATTCATCTTATGCAATTGCTTTTACTGGAGCAGGGATAAGTACTGAGAGTAATATACCAGACTTTAGAGGGAGTCAAGGGCTTTGGAAAAAATTTGATCCAAAAATGGCATCTAGAAGTTTTTTTAAAGAAAATCCTGATGAATTTTGGAATTTTTATTCTCAAAGATATGAAATAATTGCATATGCAAATCCTAATGAAGGACATATAGCTTTAGCAAAACTTGAAGAACTTGGAATAATAAAATACTTAATAACACAAAATATAGATAGACTTCATATTAAAGCAGGTTCTAAATCAATAATAGAACTTCATGGAAATATATTAATGAGTCATTGTAATAATTGTTTTCATGAAAAAGAAACGAGAGAATGTATTGAAGAATTTAAGAAATTTGGAAAAGCTCCAAAATGTGATTACTGTAATGGATTTATGAGACCTTCTGTAGTATTATTTGAAGAACCTGTTAAGCTCATAGATATTGCTATGGAAATTGCATATAGAAGTGATTGTTGTATAGTAATAGGTTCTTCACTTATGGTATATCCTGCAGCTTTAATACCAGAAATCGTTAAAAGACAAGGGGGAAGTTTAATAATTATTAATTTCGATTCCACACCTTTAGATGAAATTGCAGATATTGTAATTAGAGAGAAAGCCTCAATAGTTTTGAAGAAAATTTTAGAAGCATTTAAAAATTAA
- a CDS encoding glycosyl transferase family 4 produces MNPILILPIIISFLCTFIMIIKWIPIAHKLELVGIDMNKPTKPKVAEIGGIPLLGGILGGFLSYVGINTFILGQISINLALFATISTILIIAFIGFVDDLLGWKMGLKQWQKPLLTIPAALPMMVTNLGKTTISLPFFGNVELGLLYPFLIVPIGIVGASNGFNMLAGYNGLEAGMGIVIISAMSIVAYHTGSSWVAMIGVITVASLIAFLYFNWYPAKIFPGNAFTYMIGSIMACMAILGNFEKLALILFIPYYMDFIFGLRGRMKIEAFGKVNSDWTLDKPYPKICDVTHLAIVIIKKIKGRVYEKDVTISIIIFEIILAIIGIKMYI; encoded by the coding sequence ATGAATCCAATATTAATTTTACCCATAATAATTTCATTTCTTTGTACATTCATTATGATAATTAAATGGATACCTATTGCACATAAGTTAGAATTAGTTGGAATTGATATGAATAAGCCTACTAAACCTAAAGTAGCTGAAATAGGAGGTATACCATTATTAGGAGGAATTTTAGGAGGTTTTCTTTCATATGTTGGTATTAATACATTTATACTTGGACAAATTTCAATAAACTTAGCACTTTTTGCTACAATTTCAACAATATTGATTATAGCTTTTATTGGATTTGTGGATGATTTATTAGGATGGAAAATGGGATTAAAACAATGGCAAAAACCACTTTTAACAATACCAGCAGCATTACCAATGATGGTTACAAATCTTGGAAAAACTACTATTTCATTACCATTCTTTGGAAATGTAGAATTAGGTCTTCTATATCCATTTTTAATAGTTCCAATAGGAATTGTAGGAGCTTCTAATGGTTTTAATATGCTTGCAGGTTATAATGGACTTGAAGCAGGAATGGGAATTGTTATAATATCAGCAATGAGTATAGTGGCATATCATACTGGAAGTAGTTGGGTAGCAATGATTGGAGTCATAACAGTAGCTTCACTTATTGCATTTTTATACTTTAATTGGTATCCTGCAAAAATTTTCCCAGGAAATGCTTTTACTTATATGATAGGAAGTATAATGGCATGTATGGCAATATTAGGAAATTTTGAAAAACTTGCATTAATACTTTTCATACCATATTACATGGATTTTATATTCGGTTTAAGAGGAAGAATGAAAATAGAAGCTTTTGGAAAAGTAAATAGTGATTGGACTCTTGATAAACCATATCCTAAAATTTGTGATGTTACTCATTTAGCTATTGTAATAATTAAAAAAATAAAAGGAAGAGTATATGAAAAAGATGTCACTATTAGTATAATAATTTTTGAAATAATTTTAGCAATTATTGGTATTAAAATGTATATTTAG
- a CDS encoding HAD family hydrolase codes for MEIRKILGVLFDLDGTLVRIPINYTELREKLKKIALKYGVHSDFKPIIGEIDRLAKILKNKEEFIEECIKIVDYYEEKAVESVELITGAKECLSLLKSMGKKIGVVSNNSNSCVIKVLKNTDLLKYIDVLVGREKLKVKPDPYPILLAIDKLNIKNENVIMIGDSEIDLEAAKKAGITGYIFKGSNLYDFIYSIEDLSNGLR; via the coding sequence ATGGAGATTCGTAAAATTTTAGGAGTTTTATTTGATTTAGATGGAACACTTGTTAGAATACCGATTAATTATACTGAATTAAGAGAAAAGCTTAAGAAAATAGCATTAAAATATGGAGTACATAGTGATTTTAAACCAATAATTGGTGAAATAGATAGATTAGCTAAAATTTTAAAAAATAAAGAAGAATTTATTGAAGAATGTATTAAAATAGTGGATTATTATGAAGAGAAAGCTGTTGAGTCTGTTGAACTTATAACAGGTGCTAAAGAGTGTTTATCACTATTGAAATCAATGGGAAAGAAAATAGGAGTGGTTTCTAATAATTCGAATTCCTGTGTGATAAAGGTATTAAAAAATACAGATTTATTAAAATATATTGATGTTTTAGTAGGAAGAGAAAAATTAAAAGTTAAACCAGATCCATATCCAATATTATTAGCAATTGATAAACTTAATATAAAAAATGAAAATGTAATAATGATAGGAGATAGTGAAATTGACTTAGAAGCTGCAAAGAAAGCAGGAATTACAGGCTATATTTTTAAAGGAAGTAATTTATATGATTTTATTTATTCCATTGAAGATCTAAGTAATGGATTAAGATAG